In the Juglans microcarpa x Juglans regia isolate MS1-56 chromosome 6D, Jm3101_v1.0, whole genome shotgun sequence genome, one interval contains:
- the LOC121233956 gene encoding uncharacterized protein LOC121233956, whose translation MADHRKMGQHPIAPANTYPRSDEESNTAQSDEQLKRKKRIRLAMYIAAFAVFQTIVIVIFSLTVMKVKTPKLRLSSTAEFLKLNTSSTSTGGGTQASPPSFDISFVTQVRVKNTNFGPYKYDSTNATFLYQGVTVGEFIIPKGKAGMLSTKKVEVTVNLNSKAITSTTSALGSELEAGVLKLDSQAKLSGKVELMFVMKKKKSAQMNCTVSIHLLNRAFQDLSCK comes from the coding sequence ATGGCTGATCATAGGAAAATGGGCCAGCATCCCATAGCACCAGCAAACACGTACCCCAGAAGCGATGAAGAATCGAACACTGCGCAATCAGACGAACAGctcaagagaaagaaaagaatcaGGTTGGCCATGTATATTGCTGCTTTTGCTGTGTTTCAGACCATAGTCATCGTGATCTTTTCTCTCACTGTTATGAAAGTGAAGACCCCTAAGCTCAGGTTGAGCAGCACAGCCGAGTTCCTGAAATTGAATACGAGCAGTACTAGTACTGGGGGCGGCACTCAAGCATCACCACCTTCCTTTGACATAAGCTTCGTAACACAAGTTAGGGTAAAGAACACAAACTTCGGTCCCTACAAATATGACAGCACCAATGCCACGTTCCTGTACCAGGGCGTGACTGTGGGGGAATTCATTATTCCCAAGGGTAAGGCTGGGATGCTTTCCACCAAAAAAGTTGAAGTTACCGTTAATCTGAATTCAAAGGCCATAACAAGCACTACGAGTGCTCTTGGAAGTGAATTGGAAGCAGGTGTGTTGAAGCTGGACAGCCAAGCCAAACTAAGTGGGAAAGTGGAGTTGATGTTtgtgatgaagaagaagaagtccgCCCAAATGAACTGCACAGTCAGTATCCATTTGTTAAATAGGGCATTCCAAGATTTGAGTTGCAAGTGA
- the LOC121235527 gene encoding late embryogenesis abundant protein At1g64065-like, with translation MLESEKFKSRQNRKCFAYIIAGVVFQTIIILVFALTVMRIKTPSVRLRSVTVDNLNYSASAGSPFFSMTLNAEIAVKNKNFGHFKFDHSTANVSYNGNAVVGYGDIIKGRAKARKTKKMSVTIDVTSLNTGVSVDTAKLSNELNSGNVTLTSLARLRGKVTLMKVMKKKKTAEMNCTMTVDLNSKAVHILDCE, from the coding sequence ATGTTGGAGTCCGAGAAATTCAAGAGCAGGCAGAATAGGAAATGCTTTGCATATATCATAGCTGGGGTTGTTTTCCAGACCATAATCATTCTGGTTTTTGCGTTGACAGTGATGCGCATCAAAACTCCAAGTGTTAGGCTGAGATCCGTGACGGTGGATAATCTCAACTATAGTGCATCGGCCGGCTCCCCCTTCTTCAGCATGACTTTGAATGCCGAAATCGCAGTGAAGAACAAGAATTTCGGGCACTTCAAGTTTGATCATAGTACTGCTAACGTAAGTTATAATGGGAATGCTGTTGTGGGTTATGGAGATATTATCAAGGGACGTGCCAAAGCTAGGAAAACGAAGAAGATGAGTGTTACGATTGATGTTACCTCACTTAATACTGGGGTCTCAGTTGATACTGCTAAGCTGAGTAATGAGCTGAATTCTGGGAATGTGACGCTGACAAGCCTTGCGAGGTTGAGAGGGAAGGTGACGCTGATGAaggtgatgaagaagaagaagactgcAGAGATGAACTGCACAATGACTGTTGACTTGAATAGCAAGGCTGTTCATATTTTAGATTGCGAATAA
- the LOC121268813 gene encoding late embryogenesis abundant protein At1g64065-like yields MKGEGKRNTKCLAYIAAFIVFQTIIILVFALTVMRVKSPKVRFGDVVVESFTPSSTNSSSFDMRLVAQVTIKNTNFGHFKYDSSNATILYGDTPVGSAVIPKGRAKARKTQRFKVTVDVTSASLSGNANLTNDIGYGVLRLSSQAKLSGKVHLMKVIKKKKSGQMSCTMAVDLAKRAIQDLKCK; encoded by the coding sequence ATGAAAGGAGAGGGGAAACGAAACACCAAATGCTTAGCATACATTGCTGCTTTCATAGTGTTTCAGACCATAATTATCTTGGTCTTCGCCCTAACTGTGATGCGCGTAAAGAGTCCCAAAGTCAGGTTCGGTGATGTGGTGGTCGAAAGCTTCACTCCCAGCAGCACCAACTCATCTTCTTTCGACATGAGATTGGTTGCGCAGGTGACCATCAAGAACACAAACTTCGGACACTTCAAGTACGATAGCAGCAACGCCACCATCTTATACGGGGACACGCCGGTGGGGTCGGCTGTCATTCCCAAGGGGCGTGCCAAGGCAAGAAAGACTCAGAGATTCAAAGTCACCGTCGACGTTACCTCAGCCAGCCTCTCGGGGAATGCAAACCTTACTAATGACATTGGCTATGGAGTTCTGAGGCTGAGCAGTCAGGCCAAGCTGAGCGGAAAGGTGCACCTGATGAAGgtgatcaagaagaagaagtctGGTCAAATGAGCTGCACCATGGCAGTCGATTTGGCAAAGCGTGCAATCCAGGATTTGAAGTGCAAGTGA